A single Tenacibaculum sp. Bg11-29 DNA region contains:
- the menA gene encoding 1,4-dihydroxy-2-naphthoate octaprenyltransferase codes for MKNYIKAARLRTLPLSISGIIVGAFLGNQDFFNNIIESNSQTFYFVCCAGCPTILQSPIFWLAILTTIGFQVLSNFANDYGDGIKGTDDNREGEARMVSSGAITPKQMKMAMIITGAITLVVALLLIYVSFGKDNFLFSVIFFGLGVISIIAAIKYTVGKSAYGYSGFGDVFVFLFFGLLAVVGTYFLYVKNLNFIIFLPAITVGLLSTAVLNLNNMRDIVNDAKVNKNTLVVKIGAKLAKYYHYALILASFLFAVVYVIITFHSPLQFLFIIAYLPILKHLIFVYKNKEEVLLDGELKKVALSTFLFAILFGIGNIL; via the coding sequence ATGAAAAACTACATAAAAGCAGCACGTTTACGAACTTTACCACTATCAATATCAGGGATTATTGTTGGAGCCTTTTTAGGAAATCAAGATTTTTTCAACAATATTATTGAAAGTAATAGTCAAACATTTTATTTTGTTTGTTGTGCAGGTTGTCCTACAATTTTACAATCACCAATTTTTTGGTTAGCAATTTTAACAACGATAGGATTTCAAGTATTATCAAACTTTGCAAATGATTATGGTGATGGTATAAAAGGTACTGATGATAATAGAGAAGGAGAAGCACGTATGGTTTCATCAGGTGCTATTACTCCAAAACAAATGAAAATGGCAATGATAATTACAGGCGCTATAACTTTAGTAGTAGCACTGTTACTTATTTATGTTTCTTTCGGAAAAGACAATTTTTTATTTTCAGTAATTTTCTTTGGGTTAGGAGTCATATCAATTATTGCAGCAATTAAATATACCGTTGGTAAATCAGCGTATGGCTATAGCGGATTCGGAGACGTATTTGTATTCCTGTTTTTTGGCTTATTAGCCGTAGTCGGTACTTATTTTTTATATGTCAAAAATTTAAATTTTATTATTTTCTTACCTGCAATAACAGTTGGTTTATTAAGTACGGCAGTGCTTAATTTAAATAACATGCGAGATATAGTAAATGATGCAAAAGTTAATAAAAACACATTAGTAGTTAAAATAGGAGCCAAGCTTGCTAAGTATTACCACTACGCTTTAATACTAGCTTCCTTTTTGTTTGCAGTAGTATATGTTATCATTACATTTCATTCACCACTACAATTTTTATTTATAATAGCTTATTTACCAATATTAAAACACCTAATTTTTGTTTATAAAAATAAAGAAGAAGTGTTGTTAGACGGTGAATTAAAAAAAGTAGCATTAAGTACCTTTTTGTTTGCAATACTTTTTGGTATAGGGAACATTTTGTAA
- a CDS encoding MlaD family protein, whose protein sequence is MSKELKTGIVAVVIIALFIWGYNFLKGQDLFNGSSRHFFVEYKNINGLNEASLVTINGLKVGKVDNISFNSTPEKKGLLLVKISLENEFNFSKNSIAKIYSASLMGGQNLAIVPKYDGIVAVSGDYLQGEVESDIFSSVGEKLNPIQSKLQNVLVGADSLLLGINQVLDEKSRRSLNRSIIGLEGTIYGVRKTLTSVNKLLVDNKDNLDSTFKNAKKITDNFSKVSDDLAKSNIGATVKKLESTLTNVNGLIANIKAGKGTLGKLMTDEKMYTNLTNASKEMEELLREMKLNPKRFVHFSLFGKKAKPFNDKNSIKNVSTK, encoded by the coding sequence ATGTCAAAAGAACTTAAAACAGGTATAGTTGCTGTAGTAATTATAGCTTTATTTATTTGGGGGTATAATTTTTTAAAAGGTCAAGATTTGTTCAACGGAAGTAGCAGGCACTTTTTTGTTGAGTATAAAAATATTAATGGATTAAACGAAGCTAGTTTAGTAACTATAAATGGTTTAAAGGTAGGAAAGGTTGATAATATATCTTTCAATTCAACACCTGAGAAAAAAGGACTTTTATTAGTTAAAATTTCTTTAGAAAATGAATTTAATTTTTCTAAAAATAGTATTGCTAAAATTTATTCAGCTAGTTTAATGGGAGGACAAAATTTAGCAATAGTTCCTAAATATGATGGGATAGTTGCCGTTTCTGGTGATTATTTACAAGGAGAAGTAGAGTCTGATATTTTTTCTTCAGTAGGAGAAAAATTAAACCCTATTCAATCAAAACTACAAAATGTATTGGTAGGAGCGGATTCTTTGTTATTAGGAATAAATCAGGTGTTAGATGAGAAATCACGAAGAAGCTTAAATAGAAGTATTATAGGTTTAGAGGGTACTATTTATGGAGTTAGAAAAACATTAACATCTGTAAATAAATTATTGGTTGATAATAAGGATAATTTAGATTCGACTTTTAAAAATGCTAAAAAAATAACAGATAACTTTTCTAAAGTATCAGATGATTTAGCGAAATCTAATATAGGCGCAACAGTTAAAAAGCTAGAAAGTACATTAACAAATGTAAATGGTTTAATAGCTAATATTAAAGCAGGTAAAGGAACTTTGGGTAAGTTAATGACAGATGAAAAAATGTATACAAACTTAACCAATGCCTCTAAAGAAATGGAAGAGTTGTTACGAGAAATGAAATTAAATCCAAAACGATTTGTTCATTTTTCATTATTTGGAAAGAAAGCAAAACCATTTAATGATAAAAATAGTATCAAAAATGTAAGTACTAAGTAA
- a CDS encoding N-acetylmuramoyl-L-alanine amidase — protein MEFLKLSKYNLVKIYFLFLTSIFFLLGFSTTVSAQKKYTVVLDAGHGGKDSGASRGSYKEKKIALQVVLDLGKELLTSKDIKVIYTRKTDDFIELHNRAKIANTKKADLFVSVHCNANNSSKPHGAETYVLGLNGNKENLEISRKENAVILLEDNYKQNYDYDPNSPESLIGLSVLQEENLDLSLGFGGLVQTNFKSLKRYNRKVKQANFLVLRETVMPSVLIELGFLSNKTEGKFLNSRTGQIRMAKAIAKAIKKYIKRLQLNKVQDNYIVKTEKKRTPLKIVVKPKKKSTAEKVVVKKVVKKPIEKVVVKKTPAGVRFKVQIAASRKYIKEASYNFKGLKNVELMFIDNYYKYYYGSTAVYTEIKKVLIEAKKVGYKDAWVVAFKDDQKISIKEALKNL, from the coding sequence ATGGAATTCTTAAAATTAAGTAAATATAATCTTGTGAAAATATATTTTTTGTTTTTAACCTCAATCTTCTTTTTGTTGGGGTTTTCAACTACAGTTTCTGCACAGAAAAAATATACAGTTGTTTTAGATGCTGGACATGGAGGTAAAGATAGTGGTGCTTCTAGAGGAAGCTACAAAGAAAAGAAAATAGCATTACAAGTAGTGTTAGATTTGGGTAAAGAGTTGTTAACATCTAAAGATATAAAGGTAATTTATACGCGTAAAACTGATGATTTTATTGAATTACATAATAGAGCTAAAATAGCAAATACAAAAAAAGCAGATTTATTTGTTTCTGTACACTGTAATGCTAATAACTCTAGTAAACCACATGGAGCAGAAACTTATGTGCTCGGTTTAAACGGTAACAAAGAAAATCTTGAGATTTCTAGAAAAGAAAACGCAGTTATTTTATTAGAAGATAATTATAAACAAAATTATGATTATGACCCTAATTCACCAGAGTCATTAATAGGTTTATCTGTCTTACAAGAAGAAAATTTAGATTTAAGTTTAGGCTTTGGAGGTTTAGTACAAACAAATTTTAAGAGTTTAAAACGCTATAATCGTAAAGTAAAACAAGCTAATTTTTTAGTTTTAAGAGAAACGGTAATGCCAAGTGTATTAATAGAACTAGGTTTTTTATCAAATAAAACAGAAGGAAAGTTTTTAAACTCAAGAACAGGACAAATTAGAATGGCTAAGGCTATTGCTAAAGCGATAAAAAAATATATAAAAAGATTACAGCTGAATAAGGTTCAAGATAATTATATCGTAAAAACCGAAAAGAAAAGAACACCTCTTAAAATAGTTGTAAAACCAAAGAAAAAAAGTACCGCAGAAAAAGTAGTAGTAAAGAAAGTTGTAAAAAAGCCCATAGAAAAAGTTGTTGTTAAAAAAACACCAGCAGGAGTAAGGTTCAAAGTACAAATAGCAGCTTCAAGAAAATACATAAAAGAAGCTAGCTATAATTTTAAAGGCTTAAAAAATGTAGAGTTAATGTTTATAGATAATTATTATAAATATTATTATGGTAGTACAGCTGTTTATACAGAAATTAAAAAAGTTTTGATAGAAGCAAAAAAAGTTGGTTATAAAGATGCTTGGGTAGTTGCTTTTAAAGATGATCAAAAAATTTCAATTAAGGAAGCCCTTAAAAACCTTTAA
- a CDS encoding (Fe-S)-binding protein translates to MNVPTMADMMAQGKQPEVLFWVGAAGSYDDRAKKITKSFVKILNMAGVDFAVLGTEESSTGDAAKRSGNEFLFQMQAMMNIEVLNGYEIKKIVTCDPHSFNTLKNEYPELGGKYEVYHHTQFISKLISEGRLSIDDTNLKGKRVTYHDPCYLGRANDVYESPRELIRRLGVKMTEMKRHKSTALCCGAGGAQMFKDAEKGTKEINVLRTEDALETNPQIIATGCPYCNTMMTDGIKFKLKEDQVVVKDIAELIAEANNL, encoded by the coding sequence ATGAACGTACCAACAATGGCAGATATGATGGCTCAAGGAAAACAACCAGAAGTGTTGTTTTGGGTAGGAGCAGCAGGAAGTTATGATGATAGAGCCAAAAAAATAACCAAATCGTTTGTGAAAATATTAAACATGGCAGGCGTTGATTTCGCCGTGTTAGGAACCGAAGAAAGTTCAACAGGTGATGCCGCTAAGCGCTCAGGAAACGAATTTTTGTTTCAAATGCAAGCAATGATGAATATTGAAGTTTTAAACGGATATGAAATAAAAAAAATTGTTACTTGCGATCCACATTCATTTAATACCTTAAAAAATGAATATCCTGAGTTAGGGGGGAAATACGAAGTATATCATCATACACAATTTATTAGTAAATTAATTAGTGAAGGTCGTTTATCAATAGATGATACGAATCTAAAAGGAAAACGAGTAACATACCACGATCCATGTTATTTAGGTCGAGCAAATGATGTATATGAAAGTCCGCGTGAATTAATTCGTCGTTTAGGAGTAAAAATGACAGAGATGAAACGTCATAAATCTACAGCTTTATGTTGTGGAGCGGGAGGAGCACAAATGTTTAAAGATGCAGAAAAAGGAACAAAAGAAATTAATGTTTTACGAACAGAAGATGCTTTAGAAACAAATCCACAAATTATAGCAACTGGATGTCCATATTGTAATACAATGATGACAGACGGAATAAAGTTTAAACTTAAAGAAGATCAGGTTGTTGTAAAAGATATCGCTGAGTTAATTGCAGAAGCAAATAATTTATAG
- a CDS encoding DUF4349 domain-containing protein: MKNLLKIALVFLLFISCSNEGKVTYDNFGTEEVIENFIEPTKEKNITEVVERKLIKKGTISFETDSLMKTRKHILKVTKIYKGYISEDSENKSYNKINTNITVRIPINKFDQFLADVSSKVKNFDSKNITTSDVTEQFLDVQSRLKVKKKLEERYTQLLSKTKSVKEILEVERELSTVRSEVESIEGRLKYLQNQTSFSTLNIHFYKKEISKSPTRSFGNKLGNAFLNGVDNIKDFFLGVVNIWPFILLGIGTFIFIKRRLKKKK; encoded by the coding sequence ATGAAAAATTTATTGAAAATTGCGCTAGTATTTTTACTTTTTATAAGCTGTAGTAATGAGGGGAAAGTTACGTATGATAATTTTGGAACAGAAGAAGTAATAGAAAACTTCATTGAACCTACAAAAGAAAAAAATATAACCGAAGTAGTAGAACGAAAACTTATAAAAAAAGGAACTATCTCTTTTGAAACAGATAGTTTAATGAAAACCAGAAAGCACATACTAAAAGTAACAAAAATATACAAAGGATATATTTCTGAAGACAGTGAAAACAAATCTTATAATAAAATAAATACAAACATTACTGTAAGAATACCTATTAATAAATTCGATCAATTTTTAGCTGACGTATCATCAAAAGTGAAAAATTTTGACAGTAAAAACATTACAACAAGCGATGTAACTGAACAGTTTTTGGATGTGCAATCACGTTTAAAAGTAAAGAAAAAACTAGAAGAACGTTATACCCAATTATTATCGAAAACAAAATCGGTAAAAGAAATTTTAGAAGTAGAAAGAGAATTAAGTACTGTTAGATCAGAAGTAGAATCAATCGAAGGACGCCTAAAATATTTACAAAATCAAACATCATTTTCAACACTTAATATCCATTTTTACAAAAAAGAGATAAGCAAATCACCAACCAGAAGTTTTGGAAATAAATTAGGAAATGCATTTTTAAATGGAGTAGATAATATTAAAGATTTCTTTTTAGGGGTAGTAAATATTTGGCCATTTATCCTTTTAGGAATTGGTACATTTATTTTTATAAAAAGAAGACTTAAAAAAAAGAAATAA
- a CDS encoding (Fe-S)-binding protein, which translates to MEKILPNIFFAIILIAGLGYFVMNVRKLVRNIKLGKDIDRTDRKPERWKNMAKIALGQYKMVRRPVSGILHVVVYVGFILINIEMLEIVIDGLFGTHRVFQPIVGNTIYGFLIGNFEVLAALVFVAVVIFWFRRNIEKVKRFWSKEMTGWPKNDGNIILYFEMVLMSLFLIMNATDVNFQKAGVGNVVSQFIAPWFQSFSHEELHIIEKASWWIHIIGILIFLNYLYYSKHLHILLAFPNTFFANLKPKGQFNNLEAVTKEVKMMMDPSVDPYAMPEEGAEEEEPAKFGASDVTDLNWVQLMNAYTCTECGRCTSSCPANLTGKELSPRKIMMDTRDRIEEVGKNIDANNGTFIDDGKQLLNDYISPEELWACTSCNACVQECPIGIDPLSIIMEMRRYLVMEESAAPQELNAMMTNIENNGAPWQYSQQDRLNWKDE; encoded by the coding sequence ATGGAGAAAATTTTACCAAACATCTTTTTTGCAATCATTTTAATCGCAGGTCTTGGATACTTTGTAATGAATGTTCGAAAATTAGTGAGAAATATTAAACTAGGAAAAGACATTGATAGGACTGATAGAAAACCTGAGCGCTGGAAAAATATGGCTAAAATAGCCTTAGGTCAATACAAAATGGTTCGTCGCCCTGTTTCAGGAATTTTACATGTAGTTGTATATGTAGGATTTATTTTGATTAATATCGAGATGCTAGAAATTGTTATAGATGGGTTATTTGGTACGCATCGTGTTTTTCAACCAATAGTAGGAAATACAATTTACGGCTTTTTAATAGGGAATTTTGAAGTTTTAGCAGCCTTAGTTTTTGTAGCAGTTGTTATTTTCTGGTTTAGAAGAAATATTGAAAAAGTAAAGCGTTTTTGGAGTAAAGAAATGACTGGTTGGCCAAAAAATGATGGTAATATCATTCTATATTTCGAAATGGTATTAATGTCATTATTTTTAATAATGAATGCAACTGATGTTAACTTTCAAAAAGCTGGAGTAGGTAATGTAGTTTCTCAATTTATAGCACCTTGGTTTCAAAGTTTTTCACATGAAGAATTACATATAATAGAAAAAGCATCTTGGTGGATACATATAATAGGTATTTTAATTTTCTTAAATTACTTATATTACTCTAAGCATTTACATATTTTGTTAGCGTTTCCAAATACATTTTTTGCTAATTTAAAACCAAAAGGGCAGTTTAATAATTTAGAAGCAGTTACTAAAGAGGTGAAAATGATGATGGATCCAAGTGTAGATCCATATGCAATGCCAGAAGAAGGAGCAGAAGAAGAAGAACCAGCAAAATTTGGAGCTTCTGATGTTACCGATTTAAATTGGGTTCAGTTAATGAACGCGTATACTTGTACCGAATGTGGTCGTTGTACATCATCATGTCCTGCTAATTTAACAGGAAAAGAGTTGTCTCCTCGTAAGATTATGATGGATACCCGTGACCGTATAGAAGAAGTAGGAAAAAATATAGATGCAAACAACGGAACTTTTATAGATGATGGAAAGCAGCTATTAAACGATTATATTTCACCAGAAGAATTATGGGCATGTACAAGTTGTAATGCATGTGTACAAGAATGTCCTATAGGTATTGATCCTTTATCTATTATTATGGAAATGCGCCGTTATTTGGTAATGGAAGAGTCTGCAGCACCGCAAGAATTAAATGCAATGATGACTAATATTGAAAACAACGGAGCGCCTTGGCAGTATAGTCAACAAGATAGATTAAACTGGAAAGACGAATAA